The following are from one region of the Candidatus Methylomirabilis sp. genome:
- a CDS encoding lactate utilization protein: MKLDDLLARVRTRVRGGPAAAPPPPVPPAAPDPLGLLARFEAEAARVNCVTSRAASIEEAREQILEVASRHRVRRAVCWEHPLLEVLGPATVLARRDIRVESAPAAARSPDAREAWLRTLAAADLGISGVDVAVAETGTLVLHAGSSRGRLVTCLPPVHLAVLTLDALVADLFHLPARWQTLPSAAHLITGPSRTADIELSLTRGVHGPAEVHVLACLFPAPA; the protein is encoded by the coding sequence ATGAAGCTCGATGACCTCCTGGCGCGCGTCCGGACCCGCGTGAGGGGCGGGCCGGCCGCCGCGCCGCCACCTCCGGTTCCCCCCGCTGCCCCGGACCCGCTGGGGCTTCTCGCCCGCTTCGAGGCCGAGGCGGCGCGGGTCAACTGCGTGACGTCGCGGGCAGCCTCCATCGAGGAGGCGCGGGAGCAGATCCTGGAGGTGGCCTCCCGGCATCGGGTGCGCCGCGCCGTCTGCTGGGAGCACCCGCTCCTGGAAGTGCTCGGTCCGGCGACCGTCCTCGCCCGCCGGGACATCAGGGTGGAATCGGCGCCGGCGGCGGCCCGCTCCCCCGACGCCCGGGAAGCCTGGCTCAGGACGCTGGCCGCGGCGGACCTCGGCATCTCCGGCGTGGATGTGGCCGTGGCCGAGACCGGGACGCTCGTCCTGCACGCCGGATCCAGCCGGGGCCGGCTGGTCACGTGCCTGCCCCCCGTCCACCTGGCGGTCCTGACCCTTGATGCGCTGGTCGCGGACCTGTTCCACCTGCCTGCCCGCTGGCAGACCCTCCCCTCCGCTGCCCACCTCATCACCGGGCCGAGCCGGACCGCCGACATCGAGCTCTCGCTCACCCGGGGCGTGCACGGTCCCGCGGAGGTGCACGTCCTCGCCTGCCTCTTCCCGGCGCCGGC